A section of the Paracoccaceae bacterium genome encodes:
- a CDS encoding cysteine desulfurase produces MQDLAIMWEWLAFAVRWIHVITAIAWIGSSFYFIALDLGLNRSIPGPADGEEWQVHGGGFYHIQKYLVAPEAMPEHLTWFKWESYATWLSGAAMLAVVYWVGAEMFLIDPAVADLALWQAILISAGSLAVGWIIYDFLCKSPLGESPTTLMVLLFVLLTVMSWGYTQVFTGRAALLHLGAFTATIMSANVFFIIMPNQRIVVADLQAGREPDAKYGKIAKLRSTHNNYLTLPVIFLMLSTHYPLAFATDFNWIIASLVFLMGVTIRHWFNTHHAKKGNPHWTWFVTAALFLAIMWLSTAPMAEEEDRAPTASETAFMQVDSWEDARNIVQGRCSMCHAAEPSWDGLHRAPKAVHLETDLQIAAAAKEIYLQAAVTHAMPPANLSFIEPEERALLRQWYRDGAGVWGKQLALGG; encoded by the coding sequence ATGCAGGACCTTGCAATCATGTGGGAATGGCTGGCCTTTGCGGTTCGCTGGATCCACGTCATCACGGCGATCGCCTGGATCGGGTCGTCGTTCTATTTCATCGCATTGGATCTTGGCCTGAACCGGTCCATCCCCGGCCCGGCAGATGGCGAGGAATGGCAGGTTCACGGGGGTGGGTTCTACCACATCCAGAAATACCTCGTCGCGCCCGAAGCCATGCCCGAGCATCTGACCTGGTTCAAATGGGAAAGCTATGCCACCTGGTTATCCGGGGCGGCGATGCTGGCGGTGGTGTACTGGGTCGGTGCCGAGATGTTCCTGATCGACCCTGCGGTTGCCGATCTGGCACTGTGGCAGGCGATCCTGATTTCCGCAGGCTCTTTGGCTGTCGGCTGGATCATCTATGATTTCCTTTGCAAGTCGCCGCTGGGTGAAAGCCCGACAACTCTGATGGTTCTGCTGTTCGTTCTTTTGACCGTGATGTCATGGGGTTACACGCAGGTCTTCACCGGGCGCGCGGCGCTGTTGCACCTGGGTGCCTTCACCGCGACGATCATGTCCGCAAACGTCTTTTTCATCATAATGCCGAACCAGAGGATCGTCGTGGCGGACCTGCAGGCGGGGCGGGAACCGGATGCCAAATACGGCAAGATCGCCAAGCTACGTTCGACCCACAACAACTATCTGACGCTGCCGGTCATCTTCCTGATGCTGTCCACGCATTACCCGCTGGCCTTTGCGACCGACTTCAACTGGATCATCGCCAGTCTGGTGTTTCTGATGGGTGTGACGATCCGGCACTGGTTCAACACGCATCACGCAAAGAAGGGGAACCCGCATTGGACGTGGTTCGTGACGGCAGCTTTGTTCCTTGCAATCATGTGGTTATCGACCGCGCCGATGGCAGAGGAGGAGGATCGCGCGCCAACAGCCTCGGAAACAGCGTTTATGCAGGTCGACAGCTGGGAGGATGCGCGCAATATCGTGCAGGGGCGCTGTTCGATGTGTCACGCGGCCGAACCGTCCTGGGACGGGCTGCACCGTGCCCCGAAGGCTGTGCATCTAGAAACTGATTTGCAGATCGCGGCGGCTGCGAAAGAGATCTATCTGCAGGCTGCCGTCACCCATGCGATGCCGCCCGCCAACCTGTCGTTCATCGAACCCGAGGAACGGGCGCTGTTGCGGCAGTGGTATCGCGATGGTGCGGGCGTTTGGGGCAAACAGCTTGCGCTGGGGGGCTGA
- a CDS encoding transposase, translated as MMGPRQVAQGALFYEFSIESFVPKDHPVRGIDRFLDLTGVRPLLASYYSANGRPSIDPELMIRMLLLGYCQGIRSERRLCEEVHVNLAYRWFCKLDLADPVPDHSTFSKNRHGRFRESGLFRHLFEVVLQRCMDEGLVGGHSFGVDASLIPANANQTRGVESKDGLPADLTSRAVDEYLETLDDVAFGAATKVVPKYISPADPAARWTGADGGAAYFAYSTNYMVDLDNAVIVDVEPTAPIRPAEARAAREMIDRVHERFGIKPDKLVGDTGYGSAEMLGWLVDERQIEPHIPVWDKSKRTDGTFSREDFVYDPATDSYTCPTGKALQTYRRNFSKPRKPNGSKDGFIRYRASKHDCDACPLKSQCCPKDDGRRLMRSVHEAARDVARDIRKTDAYMTSFIQRRKVEMLFAHLKRYIGVQMMRLRGPKGATEQFQLAATAQNLRKLAKLVPATVPT; from the coding sequence ATGATGGGTCCAAGGCAAGTTGCGCAAGGCGCGCTGTTCTATGAGTTCTCGATCGAGAGTTTTGTGCCGAAGGATCATCCCGTCCGGGGAATTGATCGCTTCCTTGATCTGACAGGTGTGCGCCCCTTGCTCGCTTCATACTACAGTGCCAATGGCCGCCCTTCGATTGATCCTGAACTGATGATCCGCATGCTGTTGTTGGGCTATTGTCAGGGCATCCGTTCCGAGCGACGGCTTTGCGAAGAGGTTCATGTCAATCTGGCGTATCGTTGGTTTTGTAAGCTTGATTTGGCTGATCCAGTGCCCGACCATTCGACATTCTCTAAGAACCGGCATGGCCGTTTCCGCGAGAGCGGTTTGTTCCGACATTTGTTCGAGGTCGTTTTGCAGCGCTGCATGGATGAGGGGCTGGTTGGCGGCCACAGCTTTGGTGTTGATGCCAGTCTGATCCCCGCGAATGCAAACCAGACGCGCGGCGTTGAAAGCAAAGACGGACTGCCAGCAGATCTGACGTCCCGTGCCGTCGACGAATATCTCGAGACGCTGGATGATGTGGCCTTCGGTGCTGCGACCAAGGTCGTCCCCAAATACATCTCACCGGCTGATCCAGCAGCGCGTTGGACTGGGGCTGACGGGGGAGCCGCCTACTTTGCCTATTCCACTAACTATATGGTCGATTTGGATAATGCAGTCATCGTGGACGTCGAGCCGACGGCTCCGATCCGGCCTGCAGAGGCGCGGGCAGCAAGGGAGATGATCGATCGTGTACATGAGCGGTTTGGCATCAAACCTGACAAGCTTGTGGGTGATACGGGTTACGGATCAGCCGAGATGTTGGGCTGGCTTGTGGACGAACGTCAAATCGAACCCCACATTCCGGTCTGGGATAAGTCAAAACGAACTGACGGCACATTCTCACGCGAAGACTTTGTCTACGACCCGGCGACCGACAGCTATACTTGCCCGACCGGCAAAGCCTTGCAAACATATCGGCGGAACTTCTCAAAACCGCGAAAGCCCAATGGCAGCAAAGACGGGTTCATCAGATACCGAGCCTCAAAGCACGATTGCGACGCATGCCCTCTGAAGTCGCAATGCTGTCCGAAGGACGACGGCAGACGCCTTATGCGGTCCGTTCACGAAGCCGCCCGAGACGTCGCTCGCGATATCCGAAAAACAGATGCCTACATGACGTCGTTCATCCAAAGGCGGAAGGTTGAAATGCTCTTTGCCCACCTGAAACGATACATCGGCGTGCAGATGATGCGGCTTCGAGGACCCAAAGGCGCAACCGAACAGTTCCAACTCGCAGCAACAGCTCAAAACCTCCGGAAACTGGCGAAGTTGGTGCCAGCAACAGTGCCAACGTGA
- a CDS encoding ureidoglycolate lyase has product MTKIAIEPLTSKAFAPFGDILQATGEPTKIINQGKCGRWHDLATLDFAEGRAGISLFRAVARAVPFAQDLVERHPEGSQAFVPMSEHPWLVIVAEDIGGQPGRPSAFEVPPHTGINFHRGTWHGVLTPLHAPGLFAVIDRIGTGDNLEEFYFPKPYIVG; this is encoded by the coding sequence GTGACGAAGATCGCCATCGAGCCGCTGACGTCAAAGGCGTTCGCGCCCTTTGGCGACATCCTGCAAGCCACTGGCGAGCCTACGAAAATCATCAATCAGGGCAAATGTGGGCGCTGGCATGATCTGGCAACGCTCGACTTTGCGGAAGGGCGCGCCGGGATCAGTCTGTTCCGGGCAGTTGCGCGCGCCGTGCCCTTTGCGCAGGACCTGGTCGAGCGGCATCCGGAAGGCTCTCAGGCGTTCGTGCCCATGTCGGAACATCCCTGGCTGGTGATCGTCGCCGAAGACATCGGCGGACAGCCCGGTCGCCCCAGCGCGTTCGAGGTTCCGCCCCACACCGGGATCAATTTCCACCGGGGCACCTGGCACGGCGTCCTGACCCCGCTGCATGCGCCGGGCCTGTTTGCGGTTATCGACCGGATCGGTACAGGCGACAATCTGGAAGAATTTTACTTCCCAAAGCCCTATATAGTCGGCTAG
- the uraH gene encoding hydroxyisourate hydrolase → MTGYLTTHVLDTANGCPAEGITITLYRVTGNSHRKIGEAVTNADGRTDVPILPEDKFETGTYELFFNCADYLNKVGTPPEDPRFLSEIPIRFGMSEADHYHVPLLLSPFGYSTYRGS, encoded by the coding sequence ATGACCGGTTATCTTACCACCCACGTGCTGGACACGGCGAACGGCTGCCCAGCCGAGGGGATTACGATCACGCTCTACCGGGTCACGGGCAACAGCCACCGGAAGATCGGTGAAGCGGTGACAAATGCCGATGGCCGGACGGACGTGCCGATTCTGCCGGAAGATAAATTTGAGACAGGCACTTACGAGCTGTTCTTCAACTGCGCTGACTACCTCAACAAGGTTGGAACACCGCCCGAAGATCCCCGTTTCCTGTCCGAGATCCCGATCCGTTTCGGCATGTCCGAGGCCGACCACTACCACGTGCCGCTGCTGCTTTCGCCGTTCGGTTATTCGACGTATCGGGGCAGCTGA
- a CDS encoding DUF924 family protein translates to MTTPDEVLAYWLDEKGPPAWYAGGDDLDADIRDKFLDTWQRAADGGLSLWLTHAAGTLAYIIITDQFSRNMHRGSGLSFATDRAARSAAKMAIKREWDMRIDEPARQFFYMPLMHSECLSDQDRAVRLVKTRMPKTGADNIDHARAHREIIRMFGRFPFRNAALGRNSSPEEDAFMSEGGYRGIMDKLQKKAA, encoded by the coding sequence ATGACTACCCCTGACGAGGTTCTGGCTTATTGGCTGGACGAGAAAGGCCCCCCGGCGTGGTATGCAGGCGGGGACGATCTGGACGCTGATATCCGCGACAAATTTTTGGACACCTGGCAGCGTGCTGCTGATGGCGGTTTGTCGCTTTGGCTGACGCATGCGGCGGGGACGCTGGCATATATCATCATAACCGATCAGTTTTCGCGCAACATGCATCGCGGGTCTGGGTTGTCGTTCGCGACCGACCGGGCCGCGCGTTCGGCGGCGAAGATGGCGATCAAGCGGGAATGGGATATGCGGATCGACGAACCGGCGCGCCAGTTTTTCTATATGCCGCTGATGCATTCCGAATGCCTGTCCGATCAGGACCGTGCCGTGCGTCTGGTGAAGACGCGCATGCCAAAAACCGGGGCCGACAACATTGATCACGCCCGCGCCCACCGTGAGATCATTCGCATGTTCGGGCGTTTTCCGTTCCGGAACGCCGCTTTGGGCCGCAACTCCAGCCCGGAAGAGGACGCCTTCATGTCCGAAGGTGGCTATCGCGGGATCATGGACAAGCTGCAAAAGAAGGCAGCTTAG
- the puuE gene encoding allantoinase PuuE, whose product MDRYMRYDRDFRGHGPNSTDPKWPNGAKIAVQFVVNYEEGGENSIAHGDAASEAFLSEIVGAAAWPGQRHWNMETIYDFGARAGFWRLHRMFTTAGIRPTVFAVATALARGPEQVAAMKAAEWEIATHGLKWIEYKDFSEADERDHIAKAIALHTEVVGERPRGFYQGRASTNTVRLGAEAGFDYLADSYADELPYWINFGDQPALIVPYTLDANDMRFATPQGFNSGDQFYAYLKDSFDVLYAEGQAGSAKMMSIGLHCRLAGRPGRAAAVQRFIDYALGHADVWFPTRLEVADHWRATHPYQPQSSPSQMDKDAFVAAYGGIFEHSPWVAERAHALELGPAHDSATGLHNVLCRAFRTANQGERLGVLTAHPDLAGKLAAAKRLTDESTSEQASAGLDALTADEHATFTRLNTAYTEKFGFPFIIAVRDHDKAGILAAFERRINNTRDTEFAEACRQVERIAEFRLMDLLP is encoded by the coding sequence ATGGATAGATACATGCGTTACGACAGAGATTTTCGCGGCCACGGGCCAAATTCAACCGATCCGAAGTGGCCAAATGGCGCGAAGATCGCCGTGCAATTCGTTGTAAATTATGAAGAAGGTGGCGAAAACTCCATTGCCCATGGCGATGCTGCGTCCGAGGCTTTTTTGTCCGAAATCGTCGGCGCCGCCGCCTGGCCCGGTCAGCGCCACTGGAACATGGAGACGATCTATGACTTCGGCGCGCGCGCCGGTTTCTGGCGTTTGCACCGGATGTTCACCACTGCCGGGATTCGCCCGACGGTCTTTGCCGTCGCGACGGCGCTGGCGCGCGGGCCGGAACAGGTTGCCGCGATGAAGGCAGCAGAGTGGGAGATTGCGACCCACGGGCTTAAGTGGATCGAATACAAGGATTTTTCCGAAGCGGACGAACGCGACCACATTGCGAAAGCCATCGCGCTGCACACCGAAGTCGTCGGGGAACGCCCGCGCGGGTTCTACCAAGGCCGTGCCTCGACGAACACCGTCCGCCTGGGGGCCGAGGCGGGGTTTGATTACCTGGCAGACAGTTACGCGGATGAGCTTCCGTATTGGATTAACTTTGGCGATCAACCCGCTCTGATCGTTCCCTATACGCTGGACGCCAACGATATGCGCTTTGCCACGCCGCAGGGGTTCAACTCGGGCGATCAGTTCTATGCCTACCTCAAGGACAGCTTTGATGTGCTCTATGCCGAAGGACAGGCCGGATCGGCCAAGATGATGTCCATCGGCCTGCATTGCCGCCTGGCCGGGCGACCAGGTCGGGCTGCGGCGGTGCAACGGTTCATCGACTATGCGCTGGGCCACGCCGACGTCTGGTTCCCGACCCGGCTTGAGGTTGCGGACCACTGGCGCGCAACCCACCCCTATCAGCCCCAATCCAGCCCGTCCCAAATGGATAAGGATGCCTTCGTCGCTGCCTATGGCGGCATCTTCGAACACTCGCCCTGGGTTGCCGAACGGGCCCATGCGCTAGAACTCGGCCCGGCCCATGACAGCGCGACGGGCCTGCACAACGTCCTCTGCCGGGCATTCCGAACCGCGAATCAGGGCGAACGTCTGGGCGTCCTGACCGCCCATCCGGATCTTGCTGGCAAACTGGCGGCGGCAAAAAGGCTGACGGATGAATCCACCTCGGAACAGGCCAGCGCCGGCCTTGATGCGCTGACGGCGGACGAACACGCCACCTTTACCCGCCTCAACACCGCCTACACAGAAAAGTTCGGCTTCCCCTTCATCATTGCCGTGCGCGACCACGACAAGGCGGGCATCCTCGCCGCATTCGAGCGCCGTATCAACAACACCCGCGACACCGAATTCGCCGAGGCTTGCCGACAGGTCGAACGCATTGCCGAGTTCCGTCTGATGGACCTGCTGCCGTGA
- a CDS encoding purine permease has product MADASIGTPEQLRDPNYTPPMGQAIPLGIQHVLAMFVSNVTPAIIIAGVAGFGFGSPDVGTLIYMIQMSMFFAGIATLIQTIGIGPVGAKLPIVQGTSFAFLPVMIPAMVGAGTAGLAGLMGGVIIGGIFHFIIGLFIKRIRFALPPLITGLIVLMIGLALIKVGIEYAAGGAGDFNRSKETWGGIGNWTQALVVIVVTLGIKFYAKGFLSVAAVLIGLIAGYILAFVMGDVSFGSIGNASWFALPQPFAFGFEINGAIVIGMCLMAFISAIETVGDTSGITKGGADREATDEEVQGATFADGVGTAVAGIFGGLPNTSFSQNVGLIAMTGVMSRHVVTIGALFLIGAGLVPKVGAIVNTIPIQVLGGGVIVMFGMVAAAGINMLSDVNWNRRNMIIFAISLSIGLGLQQVPDAMAFLGTTMKILLTSGLLPAAVIAIVLNLILPEELD; this is encoded by the coding sequence ATGGCCGACGCATCGATCGGAACGCCAGAGCAGCTGCGCGATCCAAACTATACACCTCCAATGGGACAGGCGATCCCGCTGGGCATCCAGCATGTGCTGGCAATGTTCGTTTCCAACGTTACACCGGCGATCATCATCGCGGGTGTCGCGGGCTTTGGATTTGGTTCACCCGATGTCGGCACGCTGATCTACATGATCCAGATGTCGATGTTCTTTGCGGGCATCGCCACATTGATCCAGACCATCGGCATCGGCCCGGTCGGGGCCAAGCTGCCCATCGTTCAGGGCACGTCCTTCGCTTTCCTGCCGGTGATGATCCCGGCCATGGTGGGGGCTGGCACCGCCGGGCTTGCCGGGCTGATGGGCGGCGTCATCATTGGCGGCATCTTCCACTTCATCATCGGCTTGTTCATCAAGCGTATCCGCTTTGCGCTGCCGCCGCTGATCACCGGGCTGATCGTGCTGATGATCGGTCTGGCGCTGATCAAGGTCGGTATTGAATACGCCGCAGGCGGTGCCGGAGACTTCAACCGCAGCAAGGAAACATGGGGCGGCATCGGAAACTGGACGCAGGCGCTGGTGGTGATCGTGGTGACCCTTGGCATCAAGTTCTATGCCAAAGGCTTCCTCTCTGTCGCAGCCGTCCTGATCGGTCTGATCGCCGGTTACATCCTGGCCTTCGTGATGGGCGATGTCAGCTTTGGCAGCATCGGCAACGCTTCGTGGTTTGCCCTGCCCCAGCCCTTCGCCTTCGGCTTCGAAATCAACGGAGCCATCGTCATCGGTATGTGCCTGATGGCCTTCATCTCGGCCATTGAAACGGTCGGCGACACCTCGGGCATCACCAAGGGTGGCGCGGACCGTGAAGCAACGGATGAAGAGGTTCAGGGTGCAACCTTCGCAGACGGCGTCGGAACAGCCGTCGCCGGCATCTTCGGCGGCCTGCCCAACACCTCGTTCAGCCAGAACGTCGGTCTGATCGCCATGACCGGCGTGATGAGCCGTCATGTGGTCACCATTGGGGCGTTGTTCCTGATCGGGGCCGGGCTGGTTCCCAAAGTCGGGGCGATCGTCAATACGATCCCGATCCAGGTTCTGGGCGGCGGCGTCATCGTCATGTTCGGCATGGTCGCAGCGGCAGGCATCAACATGCTGTCGGACGTGAACTGGAACCGGCGCAACATGATCATCTTCGCGATCTCGCTGTCGATCGGCCTTGGGCTGCAACAGGTGCCGGACGCGATGGCCTTCCTTGGGACCACGATGAAGATCCTGCTGACCTCGGGCCTGCTGCCCGCAGCGGTCATCGCGATCGTGCTGAACCTGATCCTGCCGGAGGAGCTTGACTGA
- a CDS encoding MFS transporter, translating into MFQVLGSAWALLLGMLLLMMGNGLQGTLLGLRGAIEGFTTIELSVIMSSYFVGFLGGSRVAPLMIRRVGHVRVFAALGSTISAILVLYPMLADPAAWSFLRIIFGFCFSGVYVTAESWLNNATTNDNRGKALSAYMIVQMAGITIAQAIITLGDPSGYELFIIPSILVSLSFMPILLSINPTPAFDTTKPMTLRQLWQVSPTGCVGMFLMGGVFSTQFGMSAVYGSLAGLSVTQISTFVAAIYIGGLVLQYPIGWMSDRMDRRQLIALTAVAGIVVSILGAFLGGFFPVLLVAAFFIGGLANPLYALLIAYTNDYLEHEDMAAASGGMVFINGVGAISGPLIVGWMMGQVGPVGFWVFLGILMAALAAYSLWRMTQRPSTPIDETASYTPVLPSATPLAVELAQEFDIETALEEERIDEIEPDPVAKS; encoded by the coding sequence ATGTTTCAGGTACTCGGCAGCGCTTGGGCACTTTTGCTTGGCATGCTTTTGCTGATGATGGGCAACGGCCTGCAAGGCACATTGCTGGGCTTGCGCGGCGCGATCGAAGGGTTCACGACGATCGAGCTGTCGGTCATAATGTCGTCCTATTTCGTCGGGTTCCTTGGCGGATCGCGGGTTGCCCCGCTGATGATCCGCCGTGTCGGGCATGTGCGGGTTTTTGCGGCGCTCGGCTCGACCATCTCGGCGATTCTGGTGCTGTATCCGATGCTGGCCGATCCGGCCGCATGGAGCTTTCTGCGCATCATCTTCGGTTTCTGCTTTTCGGGCGTCTATGTGACGGCGGAAAGCTGGCTGAACAATGCGACGACCAATGACAATCGCGGCAAGGCGCTGTCGGCTTATATGATCGTGCAGATGGCCGGGATCACCATCGCGCAGGCGATCATCACGCTGGGCGATCCATCGGGGTATGAGCTGTTCATCATCCCGTCGATCCTGGTGTCACTCAGCTTCATGCCGATCCTGCTGAGCATCAATCCGACGCCCGCGTTCGACACCACCAAGCCGATGACATTGCGGCAGCTTTGGCAGGTCTCTCCGACCGGGTGTGTCGGCATGTTCCTGATGGGCGGTGTGTTTTCAACGCAGTTCGGGATGTCTGCGGTCTATGGCTCGCTTGCGGGTCTGAGCGTCACGCAGATTTCGACCTTTGTGGCGGCGATTTACATCGGCGGGCTGGTGTTGCAATATCCGATCGGCTGGATGTCGGACCGGATGGATCGCAGGCAGCTGATTGCGCTGACGGCGGTTGCGGGGATCGTCGTGTCGATCCTGGGTGCATTTTTGGGCGGGTTCTTCCCGGTGCTGCTGGTTGCGGCATTCTTTATCGGCGGGCTGGCCAATCCGCTGTATGCGCTGCTGATCGCCTATACCAACGATTATCTGGAACACGAAGACATGGCCGCGGCCTCGGGCGGGATGGTGTTCATCAACGGGGTCGGCGCGATTTCGGGCCCGTTGATCGTCGGCTGGATGATGGGGCAGGTGGGGCCGGTCGGCTTCTGGGTGTTCCTTGGCATCCTGATGGCTGCGCTTGCGGCGTATTCGCTGTGGCGGATGACACAGCGCCCCTCCACCCCGATTGATGAGACCGCAAGCTATACGCCGGTTCTGCCAAGTGCGACTCCACTTGCGGTTGAGCTGGCACAGGAATTTGATATCGAGACCGCGCTAGAGGAAGAAAGAATTGACGAAATCGAACCAGACCCTGTTGCCAAGTCTTAG